From the genome of Thermoflexus hugenholtzii, one region includes:
- a CDS encoding ribose-phosphate pyrophosphokinase, which translates to MPGPSWRYGDLILVAGSGHPQLAEEIADCLGIPLLPREIIVFPNENIFVRLLASVRGQDVFVIQSTASPVNYNLMELFILLDTIKRANAGRITAVIPYLAYARSDKKDQPRVPITARLVADFIAVAGADRWVTIDLHASQIQGFFSIPGDELTAFHLLSDYLLEKNFSPDEAVVVAADLGFAKKARNYAAKLNLPIAFVEKRRTGTQTEALTVIGEVAGRKVILVDDEVDTAGSVSGAVRVLKEQGAAEIYLCFTHAVLSGPAVDRLRALPIREIICTNTIPIPPHKRLPNMTVLSVGPMLAEVIRRIHEGRSVGQLFNE; encoded by the coding sequence ATGCCCGGGCCGTCATGGCGCTATGGGGACCTGATCCTGGTGGCGGGCTCCGGCCATCCGCAACTGGCCGAGGAGATCGCAGACTGTCTGGGGATCCCCCTTCTCCCCCGCGAGATCATCGTCTTCCCGAACGAGAACATCTTCGTCCGCCTGCTGGCCAGCGTCCGCGGGCAGGACGTGTTCGTGATCCAGAGCACGGCCTCGCCGGTGAACTATAACCTGATGGAGCTGTTCATCCTGCTGGACACCATCAAGCGGGCCAACGCGGGCCGCATCACAGCGGTGATCCCTTACCTGGCTTACGCCCGCAGCGACAAGAAAGATCAGCCCCGGGTGCCCATCACCGCGCGCCTGGTGGCGGATTTCATCGCCGTGGCCGGGGCGGATCGCTGGGTGACCATCGACCTGCACGCCAGCCAGATCCAGGGCTTCTTCAGCATCCCCGGCGACGAGCTCACGGCCTTCCACCTGCTGAGCGATTACCTGCTGGAGAAGAACTTCTCCCCCGACGAGGCGGTGGTGGTGGCCGCCGACCTGGGGTTCGCCAAGAAGGCCCGCAACTACGCGGCCAAGCTCAATCTGCCCATCGCCTTTGTGGAGAAACGCCGCACCGGCACCCAGACGGAGGCCCTGACGGTGATCGGCGAGGTGGCCGGCCGGAAGGTGATCCTGGTGGACGACGAGGTGGACACGGCGGGCTCGGTCAGCGGCGCGGTGCGGGTCTTGAAGGAGCAGGGGGCGGCGGAGATCTACCTCTGCTTCACCCACGCCGTCCTCTCCGGCCCCGCCGTGGACCGCCTGCGGGCCTTGCCCATCCGGGAGATCATCTGCACGAACACCATCCCCATCCCACCCCATAAGCGACTCCCGAACATGACCGTCCTCTCCGTGGGGCCCATGCTGGCCGAGGTGATCCGTCGGATCCACGAGGGCCGCTCGGTCGGCCAGCTGTTCAACGAGTGA
- a CDS encoding glycosyltransferase, with protein sequence MHLVVQIPAYNEAETIGEVIREIPRRIPGIDRVTVLVVDDGSRDGTGEVARAAGADVVIRHRRNRGLAAAFQTGMDAALRLGADLIVNLDADGQYDPADIPALIAPILRGEADLVVGDRQVMRLTHFPWPKRALSALGSAVVRWASGVEVPDAPSGFRAYTREAALRLIVLTDFSYTVEHLIQAGKRRLAVAHVPVRARPTPRPSRLHHGVWDFIKRQGATLVRVYAGYEPLKAFFYLSLPFWLIGLILFARLAWFFVTEGFALRGHLQSLIVATLSLILAFLIFLFGLLADRIGDNRRLLEEVMYRMRKLEERFY encoded by the coding sequence ATGCATCTCGTCGTTCAGATTCCGGCGTATAACGAAGCGGAGACCATCGGCGAGGTGATCCGGGAGATCCCGCGTCGGATCCCGGGGATCGATCGGGTGACGGTCCTTGTGGTGGACGATGGCTCTCGGGATGGCACAGGGGAGGTCGCCCGGGCGGCGGGAGCAGACGTGGTGATCCGGCATCGGCGCAACCGGGGGCTGGCGGCGGCCTTCCAGACCGGGATGGACGCTGCGTTACGCCTGGGGGCCGATCTCATCGTCAACCTGGATGCGGACGGCCAGTATGATCCGGCGGACATCCCCGCTCTGATCGCCCCGATCCTGCGGGGGGAGGCGGATCTCGTGGTAGGCGATCGGCAGGTGATGCGTCTCACGCACTTCCCATGGCCCAAGCGAGCCCTTTCCGCGCTGGGTTCGGCCGTCGTGCGCTGGGCTTCCGGGGTGGAGGTTCCGGATGCGCCGAGCGGCTTCCGGGCTTACACCCGGGAGGCGGCGCTGCGTCTCATCGTGCTCACGGACTTCTCATACACGGTGGAGCACCTCATCCAGGCGGGCAAGCGGCGGCTGGCCGTCGCCCACGTTCCGGTGCGCGCCCGACCCACCCCGCGGCCCTCGCGGTTGCATCACGGGGTTTGGGATTTCATCAAGCGCCAGGGGGCCACATTGGTGCGGGTCTACGCGGGCTACGAGCCGTTGAAGGCCTTTTTCTATCTTTCGCTCCCCTTCTGGCTGATCGGCCTGATCCTCTTCGCCCGGCTGGCCTGGTTCTTCGTCACCGAGGGCTTCGCCCTGCGAGGCCATTTGCAATCCCTGATCGTCGCCACCCTTTCACTCATTCTCGCCTTCCTGATCTTCCTGTTTGGCCTCCTGGCCGACCGCATCGGCGACAACCGGAGACTGCTGGAAGAAGTCATGTATCGTATGCGGAAACTGGAGGAACGTTTTTATTGA
- the eno gene encoding phosphopyruvate hydratase, producing the protein MAHTLDFPTRIEVVRAREILDSRGNPTVEVEVRLADGTVGWAAVPSGASTGAHEAWELRDEDPARYLGKGVLRAVENVNSRIAEELVGWDALDQAGIDEALISLDGTENKRELGANAILGVSLAVAVAAARSLGLPLYRYLGGVEARVLPVPMMNILNGGKHADDSADLQEFLILPLGAPSFAEALRWGAEVYHHLKKVLKKRGYSTNVGDEGGFAPSLKSNQEAIELILEAIQAAGYTPGEQIALGLDAAASELFQDGVYVLRKEGRTLRAPELVELYARWVEEYPILSIEDGMAEDDWEGWRLLMERLGSRIQLVGDDLLVTNVSRIRRAIAERACNALLCKVNQIGTLTEAIEAARLAQRAGWGLIISHRSGETEDTFIADLAVALNAGQIKTGAPCRSDRVAKYNRLLRIEEELGEAARYAGRSAFPGWA; encoded by the coding sequence ATGGCGCACACGCTGGATTTCCCCACACGGATCGAGGTGGTGCGGGCGCGGGAGATCCTGGACTCCCGGGGCAACCCGACGGTGGAGGTGGAGGTGCGGCTGGCCGACGGCACGGTGGGGTGGGCCGCCGTGCCCTCCGGGGCCAGCACCGGCGCCCACGAGGCCTGGGAGCTGCGCGATGAGGACCCCGCCCGCTATCTGGGGAAGGGGGTGCTGCGCGCGGTGGAGAACGTCAACTCCCGCATCGCGGAGGAGCTGGTGGGATGGGACGCTCTGGACCAGGCCGGCATCGATGAGGCGCTGATCAGCCTGGATGGGACGGAGAACAAGCGGGAGCTGGGGGCCAACGCCATCCTCGGCGTCAGCCTGGCCGTGGCGGTCGCCGCCGCCCGCTCCCTGGGCCTCCCCCTCTACCGCTATCTGGGCGGCGTGGAGGCGCGGGTGCTCCCGGTGCCGATGATGAACATCCTCAACGGCGGCAAGCACGCCGACGACTCCGCCGATCTCCAGGAGTTCCTGATCCTGCCGCTGGGCGCCCCCTCCTTCGCCGAGGCCCTCCGCTGGGGAGCGGAGGTCTACCATCACCTCAAGAAGGTCCTGAAGAAGCGGGGCTACAGCACCAACGTGGGCGACGAGGGGGGCTTCGCCCCCTCCCTGAAGTCCAACCAGGAGGCCATCGAGCTGATCCTGGAGGCCATCCAGGCCGCCGGCTATACGCCGGGGGAGCAGATCGCCCTGGGCCTGGACGCCGCGGCCAGCGAGCTCTTTCAGGACGGCGTCTACGTGCTGCGGAAGGAGGGGCGCACCCTGCGGGCCCCGGAGCTGGTTGAGCTCTACGCCCGCTGGGTCGAGGAGTATCCCATCCTCTCCATTGAGGATGGGATGGCGGAGGACGACTGGGAGGGCTGGCGGTTGCTGATGGAGCGGCTGGGGAGCCGGATCCAGCTGGTGGGGGACGATCTCCTGGTGACCAACGTGAGCCGCATCCGGCGGGCCATCGCCGAGCGGGCCTGCAACGCGCTGCTGTGCAAGGTGAACCAGATCGGCACCCTCACCGAGGCCATCGAGGCGGCCCGGCTGGCCCAGCGGGCCGGCTGGGGGCTGATCATCTCCCACCGCAGCGGGGAGACCGAGGACACCTTCATCGCGGACCTGGCCGTGGCGCTGAACGCCGGGCAGATCAAGACCGGGGCGCCGTGCCGCAGCGATCGCGTGGCCAAATACAACCGGCTGCTGCGCATCGAGGAGGAGCTGGGGGAGGCCGCCCGATACGCCGGCCGCTCCGCTTTCCCGGGATGGGCGTAG
- a CDS encoding IS630 family transposase: protein MRPKWSAEALEMRRMIAVRMLQAGQGVREGSRLVGVSPASVSRWKKALQEQGVEARRAKPHPGRPPRLTADQKQRLAEILRRGARAAGFPTDLWTLRRVAQGIQREFGVSYHPGRVWYLLREMGWSPQKPQRRARERDEAAIRTWRAQKGEEVKMK, encoded by the coding sequence ATGCGGCCCAAATGGAGTGCAGAAGCTCTGGAAATGCGCCGGATGATCGCCGTTCGGATGCTCCAGGCCGGCCAAGGAGTCCGGGAAGGGAGTCGTCTGGTCGGCGTCTCCCCGGCCTCGGTTTCTCGCTGGAAAAAAGCGCTCCAGGAACAAGGGGTGGAAGCGCGGCGCGCCAAACCCCATCCCGGCCGTCCCCCTCGCCTGACGGCGGACCAGAAACAGCGTCTGGCGGAGATTCTCCGGCGAGGGGCCCGAGCGGCCGGATTCCCCACGGATTTGTGGACCCTTCGCCGGGTCGCCCAGGGGATCCAGCGGGAGTTTGGGGTGTCATACCATCCGGGTCGGGTCTGGTATCTGCTCCGGGAGATGGGATGGAGCCCCCAGAAGCCCCAGCGACGGGCCCGGGAGCGGGACGAAGCGGCCATCCGAACCTGGCGCGCCCAGAAGGGGGAAGAGGTGAAAATGAAATAG
- a CDS encoding DegV family protein produces the protein MIRVVTDSGAHLPPALFQELGITVVPLVVNMGGRTYYEGEDLDLETFYDYLRSSPTLPTTSQPPVGRFYEVYRRLSEEGATIISLHLSSALSGTYAAAVAAREMLPEADIHVVDTRLISVPQGILVLEAARMARAGATAQEILRRMEFMRARTVFYFVLDTLEYLAKGGRVSHIQALMGNVLQLKPILKLHEGRIEAHERVRTTQRARARLQELIREYARGRKDLRIGVMHTRLPEVAEAVARALQEELRPAEIFVAEAGPAVATHAGPGGLGLACYGEEAEGGGEWRG, from the coding sequence ATGATCCGCGTGGTCACGGACAGCGGCGCGCACCTTCCCCCGGCCCTCTTCCAGGAGCTGGGGATCACCGTCGTCCCTCTGGTCGTGAACATGGGGGGACGGACGTATTACGAGGGGGAGGATCTGGACCTGGAGACGTTCTATGACTATCTGCGGTCCTCCCCCACCTTGCCCACCACGTCCCAGCCGCCGGTGGGCCGGTTCTACGAGGTCTACCGGCGGTTGAGCGAGGAGGGCGCCACGATCATCTCGCTGCACCTCTCCTCGGCCCTGAGCGGGACCTATGCGGCGGCCGTCGCGGCGCGGGAGATGCTGCCCGAGGCCGACATCCACGTGGTGGACACCCGGCTGATCTCGGTGCCCCAGGGGATCCTGGTGCTGGAGGCTGCCCGCATGGCCCGAGCGGGAGCGACGGCGCAGGAGATCCTGCGGCGGATGGAGTTCATGCGGGCCCGCACGGTGTTCTACTTCGTGCTGGACACCCTGGAGTATCTGGCCAAGGGCGGGCGGGTGAGCCATATCCAGGCGCTCATGGGGAACGTGCTGCAGCTCAAGCCCATCCTCAAGCTGCACGAGGGTCGGATCGAGGCCCACGAGCGGGTGCGCACCACCCAGCGGGCCCGGGCCCGGCTCCAGGAACTGATCCGGGAATACGCGCGGGGGCGGAAGGACCTGCGCATCGGGGTGATGCACACCCGTCTCCCGGAGGTGGCGGAGGCGGTCGCCCGCGCGCTGCAGGAGGAGCTGCGGCCGGCGGAGATCTTCGTCGCCGAGGCCGGCCCGGCGGTGGCCACTCATGCCGGGCCCGGCGGGCTGGGCCTGGCCTGCTACGGAGAAGAGGCGGAAGGAGGCGGAGAATGGAGGGGATGA
- a CDS encoding transposase yields the protein MASDRPKRPIYGGGNDSVGPQLRNSYEKKSRENGGPILFRDERGYRLQPLVRRTWAPKGQTPVPPSGDRRDRLSGMAGICFSPVRHRPRLFFQIHQQNIRFDAVIAFLGLVHRHVRKKFILVLDRHSAHRKAIRLLQEQHPDGMEVVWLPAYAPELNLVEMVWNHSKYGDLANFLPEGIDHLREAVSASLERMGTETALLLSCFRYAGLE from the coding sequence ATGGCGAGTGATCGCCCAAAACGCCCCATATATGGCGGTGGGAATGACTCAGTTGGGCCCCAACTGCGTAACTCCTATGAAAAAAAGTCCCGGGAGAACGGCGGGCCGATCCTGTTTAGAGACGAGAGGGGCTATCGGCTGCAGCCATTGGTTCGCCGGACATGGGCGCCGAAAGGGCAGACCCCCGTGCCGCCCAGTGGGGATCGGCGCGACCGGCTCTCCGGGATGGCCGGGATCTGTTTTTCCCCTGTGCGGCATCGGCCTCGTCTGTTCTTTCAGATTCATCAACAGAACATACGTTTTGATGCTGTGATCGCCTTCCTGGGCCTGGTGCATCGGCATGTGAGGAAGAAATTCATCCTGGTCCTGGATCGGCACAGCGCCCATCGGAAAGCGATTCGGCTTCTCCAGGAGCAACATCCCGACGGGATGGAAGTCGTCTGGTTGCCTGCTTATGCGCCGGAGCTGAACCTGGTAGAAATGGTCTGGAATCATAGCAAATATGGCGACCTGGCCAATTTCTTGCCGGAAGGGATCGACCATCTCCGGGAAGCGGTCAGCGCTTCGCTGGAACGAATGGGAACAGAGACTGCCTTATTGCTTTCTTGCTTCCGATATGCCGGATTGGAGTGA
- a CDS encoding glycosyltransferase family 39 protein, with translation MGPAGGACRSRALGWVGLMTLLLGMGLRFYRLDAQSLWYDEGTSAGLSASPVRRIVEAAAQDIHPPLYYLLLHAWGAVAGRSVFALRAFSALGGVLLIAATGAMAARLFGRRAAGLAMLLMAAHPLAVYYAQEVRMYALLGLWAALHSLFFLAWRARPRPGRALGLLLTGAAGLYTHYVFPAIPAAHGLIMLGEAMARGRWHRLIRWLGLQAWIGLAFLPWAPAAFAQLRQWPAPAPVPLPEAFQAILRALGWGITLPPEVPPLVLVIPLGGIAFALAGSERRGGGIGLALTLAPVALVLGRGAYREANLKFFMAALPAFVALWAAGLAAMGRLRGPAGKAAFVFALGLVALPMGLSLRALYFDPRFARDDYRGLAQALAAWVRPGDGILLYAPGQVDVFTYYWPDAPLVSAPRGRPPAPEEIERTLGPALRGRGRLFVLWYGEREADPTGQVEAWLDAHAFRAEERWVGRIRFAVYGLGTPEESPAPEVRFGEAIEVARYGLTARRAHPGDVIGLAVQWRALRPIPVPYKVFVHVRGPDGRPVAQTDREPVGWRRPTPTWRPGEVISDRYGVWLPPDLPPGRYALVLGFYGPDGRRLPAFLRGQPMGEEWPIAILDVQR, from the coding sequence ATGGGGCCGGCCGGAGGGGCCTGCCGGAGCAGGGCCCTGGGATGGGTCGGGCTCATGACGTTGCTGCTGGGGATGGGGCTCCGGTTCTACCGGCTGGACGCCCAGAGCCTGTGGTATGACGAGGGAACGTCGGCCGGTCTCAGCGCCAGCCCCGTCCGGCGGATCGTGGAGGCGGCGGCCCAGGATATCCATCCGCCGCTTTATTATCTGCTCCTTCACGCCTGGGGCGCGGTCGCCGGACGTTCGGTCTTCGCCCTGCGGGCCTTCTCCGCCCTCGGCGGGGTGCTGCTGATCGCGGCGACGGGGGCCATGGCCGCGCGGCTGTTCGGCCGCCGCGCCGCCGGCCTCGCCATGCTGCTGATGGCCGCGCATCCCCTGGCCGTCTACTACGCCCAGGAGGTCCGGATGTATGCCCTCCTGGGCCTGTGGGCGGCGCTGCACTCCCTTTTCTTTCTGGCCTGGCGGGCACGGCCCCGGCCCGGGCGGGCCCTGGGCCTTCTCCTCACCGGGGCCGCCGGCCTCTACACCCACTACGTGTTCCCGGCCATCCCGGCCGCCCACGGCCTGATCATGCTCGGGGAGGCGATGGCGCGGGGCCGGTGGCATCGTCTCATCCGCTGGCTGGGGTTGCAGGCATGGATCGGGCTGGCCTTCCTGCCCTGGGCTCCCGCCGCCTTCGCTCAGCTCCGACAGTGGCCGGCACCGGCCCCGGTTCCCCTCCCCGAGGCCTTCCAGGCCATCCTGCGGGCCTTGGGCTGGGGGATCACCCTGCCGCCGGAGGTCCCTCCGCTGGTCCTCGTCATCCCCCTGGGGGGGATCGCCTTCGCCCTCGCCGGATCCGAACGTCGGGGCGGGGGCATCGGGCTGGCCCTGACGCTGGCCCCGGTGGCGCTGGTGCTGGGGCGGGGGGCCTATCGGGAGGCCAATCTCAAGTTTTTCATGGCCGCCCTCCCGGCCTTCGTGGCCCTCTGGGCCGCCGGCCTGGCGGCGATGGGGAGGCTGCGGGGGCCGGCCGGGAAGGCCGCCTTCGTCTTCGCCCTGGGGCTTGTGGCGCTCCCGATGGGCCTCAGCCTGCGGGCCCTGTATTTCGATCCCCGTTTCGCCCGGGACGATTACCGGGGCCTGGCCCAGGCCCTGGCGGCATGGGTCCGGCCCGGGGATGGGATCCTCCTCTACGCGCCCGGCCAGGTGGATGTCTTCACCTATTACTGGCCGGACGCCCCGCTGGTGTCGGCGCCCCGGGGGCGGCCGCCTGCGCCGGAGGAGATCGAGAGGACGCTGGGTCCCGCGCTGCGAGGGCGAGGCCGGCTGTTCGTGCTCTGGTATGGGGAGCGGGAGGCGGATCCGACCGGGCAGGTGGAGGCCTGGCTGGACGCCCACGCCTTCCGGGCGGAGGAACGGTGGGTGGGACGGATCCGCTTCGCCGTCTATGGGCTGGGGACGCCGGAGGAATCGCCCGCCCCTGAGGTTCGGTTCGGGGAGGCCATTGAGGTGGCGCGGTATGGGCTGACAGCCCGCCGGGCGCATCCGGGCGATGTCATCGGCCTGGCGGTGCAGTGGCGGGCCCTCAGGCCCATCCCGGTTCCCTACAAGGTGTTCGTGCACGTGCGCGGCCCCGACGGCCGACCGGTGGCGCAAACCGATCGGGAGCCGGTGGGCTGGCGGCGTCCGACCCCCACCTGGCGCCCGGGGGAGGTGATCTCGGACCGCTACGGCGTGTGGCTGCCGCCGGATCTCCCTCCCGGGCGCTACGCTCTGGTCCTGGGCTTCTACGGCCCGGACGGCCGCCGCCTTCCGGCCTTCCTCCGGGGGCAGCCGATGGGGGAGGAGTGGCCGATCGCGATCCTGGACGTCCAGCGCTAA
- a CDS encoding Uma2 family endonuclease: protein MEGMKFGTRVEVAERMTAEEFLELAPEDRKAELIDGVMIMASPALDIHERLFGFLFRLISEYVEAHDLGEVRGSRTPVVLASDQVYEPDILFVARERAGLITERGVMGAPDLVVEILSRATVAYDRGPKLRAYERAGVREVWRIDPYGPAGTEFYRLEGGRFVPARVEGGVLRSAAIPGFALRAGWLWPEGRFIPVREALAWIEAQGGPSAAT, encoded by the coding sequence ATGGAGGGGATGAAGTTCGGCACGCGGGTGGAGGTGGCGGAGCGGATGACCGCAGAGGAGTTCCTGGAGCTGGCCCCGGAGGATCGCAAGGCGGAGCTCATCGATGGGGTGATGATCATGGCTTCACCAGCCCTGGACATCCATGAACGGCTGTTTGGCTTCCTGTTCCGTCTGATCAGCGAATATGTGGAGGCGCATGACCTGGGAGAGGTGCGGGGATCGCGGACGCCGGTCGTTCTGGCCTCGGACCAGGTGTATGAGCCGGACATCTTGTTTGTGGCCCGGGAGCGGGCGGGTTTGATCACCGAGCGGGGGGTGATGGGGGCGCCGGACCTGGTGGTGGAGATCCTGTCCCGGGCGACGGTGGCATATGATCGGGGGCCGAAGTTACGGGCGTATGAACGAGCAGGGGTGCGGGAGGTATGGCGGATCGATCCGTATGGGCCAGCGGGGACGGAGTTTTACCGGCTGGAAGGGGGGCGGTTCGTGCCGGCCCGGGTGGAGGGCGGGGTGTTGCGGAGCGCGGCGATCCCGGGCTTTGCGTTGCGGGCCGGGTGGCTGTGGCCGGAGGGGCGGTTCATCCCCGTCCGGGAGGCCCTGGCCTGGATAGAAGCCCAGGGTGGGCCTTCCGCCGCCACCTAA
- a CDS encoding flavin reductase family protein, which yields MDPEVRKRTLRLITYGLYVLTAADGEEIAAGTINWLSQASFQPPLVMVGIKKDSHLHALIERTGKFAVNILGAGQKEIASAFFRPTQVAEGKLNGYSFERGPRTGAPLLVDLPAWFEAQVTDAVRRGDHTVFVAEVIEAGLRDPEARPLVMWDTGWFYGG from the coding sequence ATGGATCCGGAGGTCCGCAAGCGCACCCTGCGGTTGATCACCTACGGCCTGTATGTGCTCACCGCCGCGGACGGAGAGGAGATCGCGGCGGGGACCATCAACTGGCTCTCCCAGGCTTCCTTCCAGCCGCCCCTCGTGATGGTGGGGATCAAGAAAGACAGCCATCTGCACGCCCTGATCGAGCGGACGGGGAAGTTCGCGGTCAACATCCTGGGGGCCGGGCAGAAGGAGATCGCCTCGGCCTTCTTCCGTCCCACCCAGGTCGCCGAGGGGAAGCTGAACGGCTACTCCTTCGAACGGGGCCCGCGGACCGGCGCGCCCCTTCTGGTGGACCTGCCGGCCTGGTTCGAGGCCCAGGTGACCGATGCGGTGCGCCGAGGGGACCACACGGTGTTCGTCGCGGAGGTCATCGAGGCCGGCCTGCGGGATCCGGAGGCCCGGCCGCTGGTGATGTGGGACACCGGATGGTTTTACGGGGGATAA
- a CDS encoding histidine phosphatase family protein, producing MAERLYLIRHGRTAWNAEGRIQGWADVPLDDVGREQARRLAERLRARPPDLILCSPLWRAYETARILAAVWEVPIEVDERLKERGQGPFEGRTGVEVAALQQAWREMERDPTAEIAGVEPRAAFAERVWAAMQGAMARPERTLAVVAHGGTFSMFFRQWLGLPLDRPSPFRFDNASLTELALHDGRWIVVTLNDTCHLTDL from the coding sequence ATGGCGGAGCGGCTTTACCTGATCCGGCACGGACGCACGGCGTGGAACGCCGAGGGGCGGATCCAGGGATGGGCGGATGTGCCGCTGGATGACGTGGGCCGGGAGCAGGCCCGGCGTCTGGCGGAGCGCCTCCGGGCGCGCCCGCCGGACCTCATCCTCTGCAGCCCGCTGTGGCGGGCCTATGAAACCGCCCGCATCCTCGCCGCCGTCTGGGAGGTCCCCATCGAGGTCGATGAGCGCTTGAAGGAGCGGGGCCAGGGGCCCTTCGAGGGACGCACCGGGGTGGAGGTCGCCGCGCTGCAACAGGCCTGGCGGGAGATGGAGCGGGATCCGACGGCGGAGATCGCGGGGGTGGAGCCCCGGGCGGCGTTCGCCGAACGGGTGTGGGCGGCGATGCAGGGGGCGATGGCGCGGCCGGAACGGACGCTGGCCGTGGTGGCCCATGGAGGGACCTTCAGCATGTTCTTCCGCCAGTGGCTGGGCCTCCCCCTGGATCGGCCCTCCCCCTTCCGGTTCGACAACGCCTCGCTCACGGAGCTGGCCCTCCACGACGGCCGCTGGATCGTGGTGACGCTGAACGATACGTGCCATCTGACCGATCTGTAG
- a CDS encoding glycosyltransferase family 39 protein, which translates to MGRERGLGTLGASVGLLLLAAVLYTDHLGGPSLWFDEGWSWHLARMPIPAMLQATAADRSPFLYYLLLHFWIRAAGESEFALRGPSVAFGLLAAALVARLTARGWGRPAAAFAILTMALSPFWLYYVQEARMYTMLATGVLALWAATEAARRRPSSRRFAVWTLVAAGTALTHYYGLFPVATMAAALGLGSRRRPEALRRWGGSMLALLALVGPWLAFAHQRFLQPEAFIRPPMTAEGLLQELARGFWGGEGIAWLAGLLAAAALLRPDSFVRRWAIGTLGTFGLMLAVLLTLFARFAVFHPRYAIFLWALWIPGVGGGAARLGELLAARIRGIPPSARGWLGALALLPLWGMMAAPGRTGWADPGRGRDPYREAVAHVARQIRPGEAALALRANWAVLYYWERMKVPAPLWMGPESPVWDEEAIRAMLEDARRRYGPADGPWRLWLFGWQQEVVDPLGLFDGLLLENGFEVGGQPFGSLWVAYYETWPPFHGFAFTPLRADFAGKIELRGVHLRPPRWPGDVLGVTLMWARVGPVPQAPRVFLHVLDASGRLAAQRDGPLPNDLVPISTWPPDHAFPVFTRVILPRGLHGAYTLRVGLYDPASGARWPVRLNGAVGDGVEVGKLELP; encoded by the coding sequence ATGGGGAGGGAACGCGGCCTGGGGACTCTGGGGGCTTCGGTGGGGCTGCTGCTCCTGGCCGCCGTCCTTTACACGGACCACCTGGGCGGTCCTTCCCTCTGGTTCGACGAGGGGTGGTCCTGGCATCTGGCCCGGATGCCGATCCCCGCGATGTTACAGGCCACGGCGGCCGACCGTAGCCCCTTTCTCTATTACTTGCTTCTCCACTTCTGGATCCGGGCGGCGGGGGAGAGCGAGTTCGCCCTGCGCGGGCCGTCCGTGGCCTTCGGCCTCCTCGCGGCCGCCCTGGTCGCGCGCCTGACGGCTCGAGGCTGGGGACGCCCGGCCGCGGCCTTCGCGATCCTTACAATGGCCCTTTCCCCTTTCTGGCTCTATTACGTCCAGGAAGCCCGGATGTATACGATGCTGGCCACCGGCGTCCTGGCCCTCTGGGCGGCGACGGAGGCGGCGCGCCGTCGACCCTCCTCCCGCCGCTTCGCCGTCTGGACCCTCGTCGCGGCCGGGACAGCCCTCACGCATTACTACGGGTTGTTCCCCGTGGCGACGATGGCCGCGGCCCTGGGCCTGGGAAGCCGGCGGCGCCCGGAGGCCCTCCGGCGATGGGGAGGGAGCATGCTGGCCCTTCTGGCCCTGGTGGGGCCCTGGCTGGCCTTCGCCCACCAGCGGTTCCTCCAGCCTGAGGCCTTCATCCGGCCGCCGATGACGGCGGAGGGCCTGCTGCAGGAGCTGGCCCGAGGCTTCTGGGGTGGGGAGGGCATCGCCTGGCTCGCCGGGCTCCTCGCCGCGGCCGCCCTGCTCCGCCCGGATTCCTTCGTCCGCCGATGGGCGATCGGGACGCTGGGGACCTTCGGGCTGATGCTGGCGGTGCTGCTGACCCTGTTCGCCCGCTTCGCCGTCTTCCACCCGCGCTACGCGATCTTCCTCTGGGCGCTGTGGATCCCCGGGGTCGGCGGCGGGGCCGCCCGGCTGGGCGAGCTCCTCGCCGCCCGCATCCGGGGGATCCCTCCTTCCGCCCGGGGATGGCTCGGCGCGCTGGCCCTCCTTCCCCTGTGGGGGATGATGGCCGCTCCCGGGCGGACGGGGTGGGCGGATCCGGGCCGCGGCCGCGATCCGTATCGGGAGGCGGTAGCCCACGTGGCCCGGCAGATCCGGCCTGGGGAGGCCGCCCTCGCCCTGCGGGCCAACTGGGCCGTTCTCTACTACTGGGAGCGCATGAAGGTCCCTGCCCCCCTGTGGATGGGTCCGGAGTCTCCGGTATGGGACGAGGAGGCCATCCGCGCCATGCTGGAGGATGCCCGCCGCCGCTATGGCCCTGCGGATGGCCCCTGGCGTCTGTGGCTCTTCGGCTGGCAGCAGGAGGTGGTGGACCCCCTGGGGCTGTTCGACGGGCTGCTGCTGGAGAACGGCTTCGAGGTGGGGGGGCAGCCCTTCGGATCCCTGTGGGTGGCCTATTATGAGACGTGGCCGCCCTTCCACGGGTTCGCCTTCACGCCCTTGCGGGCGGATTTCGCGGGGAAGATCGAGCTGCGGGGCGTTCACCTGCGCCCGCCGCGGTGGCCGGGGGATGTGCTGGGGGTGACCCTGATGTGGGCCCGGGTGGGACCGGTGCCCCAGGCCCCCCGGGTCTTCCTCCATGTTCTGGATGCTTCCGGCCGCCTGGCCGCCCAGCGGGATGGGCCGCTGCCCAACGATCTGGTTCCCATCTCTACCTGGCCGCCGGATCACGCCTTCCCGGTCTTCACCCGGGTGATCCTGCCCCGGGGGCTCCACGGGGCCTACACCCTCCGGGTCGGGCTGTATGACCCGGCCTCCGGAGCTCGCTGGCCCGTCCGCCTCAACGGCGCCGTCGGAGATGGCGTGGAGGTGGGAAAGCTGGAGCTCCCCTAA